In Prochlorococcus marinus str. MIT 1214, one DNA window encodes the following:
- the sfsA gene encoding DNA/RNA nuclease SfsA: MIEIGKTIIKFPPLEEGILIKRYKRFLADVELADGQIVTAHCANTGPMKGVLWPGGRVRLKYSPSPKRKLDWSWEQAEVPSHNEMNRCWVGINTSLPNKLIRNLIEANGLEKQLGLIANIKPEVKYGLEGKSRIDLLLMPETSNADNRNIYVEVKNTTWCEKTLALFPDTVTTRGQKHLRELMSICTNSRAVLIPCISRSDMEIFAPCDLADPLYGKLFREAISVGVEVIPCAFGYFSDHITWEGVKPFQISQK; the protein is encoded by the coding sequence GTGATTGAGATTGGAAAAACCATTATTAAGTTTCCCCCGCTTGAAGAGGGAATTTTAATTAAGAGATATAAGAGATTTTTGGCTGATGTTGAGTTGGCTGATGGTCAAATTGTTACCGCTCATTGTGCAAATACAGGACCAATGAAAGGGGTTCTTTGGCCTGGTGGTCGAGTCAGACTTAAGTACTCTCCTTCTCCTAAACGTAAATTAGATTGGTCTTGGGAGCAAGCTGAGGTGCCAAGTCATAATGAGATGAATAGATGCTGGGTTGGTATAAATACATCTTTACCTAATAAATTAATTAGGAATTTGATTGAGGCGAATGGCTTAGAGAAGCAATTGGGTTTAATTGCTAATATCAAGCCTGAAGTTAAATATGGTTTAGAAGGTAAAAGTCGAATTGATTTATTACTTATGCCTGAAACTAGCAATGCGGATAATAGGAATATATATGTAGAGGTTAAAAATACGACTTGGTGTGAAAAAACCTTGGCTTTGTTCCCGGATACGGTTACTACAAGAGGTCAAAAACATTTGAGAGAACTAATGAGTATTTGTACTAATTCAAGAGCGGTATTGATTCCGTGCATAAGTAGAAGTGATATGGAAATTTTTGCACCTTGTGATTTAGCAGATCCTTTATATGGGAAATTATTTAGAGAGGCAATATCTGTGGGAGTAGAGGTTATTCCATGTGCGTTTGGTTATTTTTCAGACCACATAACTTGGGAAGGTGTTAAACCCTTTCAGATTTCACAAAAATAA
- a CDS encoding ammonium transporter, translated as MTTALQSPPRRSTSRLQDASLLNGPMLLLRSIKGFRRSQSWAWLASVPLALLGLGVFTFSARAEVALSDLTGPQAAAFLADNLWLFIATILVIFMNAGFAMVEAGMCRQKNAVNILAKNLFVFALAVTAYWVIGYSLMYGGSVIDGWLYFQGLFVDPDPSGALECAAAGDTGCLVPAVDFLFQSAFAGTAATIVSGLVAERVKFGEFVVFSVVLTAFIYPIAGSWQWNGGWLAELGFIDFAGSSIVHSVGGWAGLVGAMLLGPRIGKFVDGKAQAMPGHNMAIATLGALILWIGWYGFNPGSELAMDQYVAYVAVTTTLAAAGGAIAATVLSTITSGKPDLTMIINGILAGLVSITAGCGNMTFAGSWLAGAVGGLIVVVAVAALDSAGIDDPVGAFSVHGVCGVWGTVVIGLWGVDGMDPGAVGIGLLNGGGINQFFIQALGAAAYGIWTVVTCWIAWQIIGGFFGGIRVSEAEETQGLDIGEHGMEAYPDFASS; from the coding sequence ATGACCACTGCTTTGCAATCGCCTCCAAGGCGAAGTACTTCTCGTCTTCAAGACGCAAGTCTTTTGAACGGGCCAATGCTTCTTCTAAGAAGCATTAAAGGTTTTAGAAGAAGTCAATCTTGGGCATGGCTAGCATCTGTCCCATTGGCACTTTTAGGATTAGGTGTTTTCACTTTCTCTGCTAGAGCTGAGGTTGCACTTTCAGATTTAACTGGACCTCAAGCTGCTGCATTCTTGGCAGATAACCTTTGGTTATTTATAGCCACAATCCTCGTGATTTTTATGAACGCAGGATTTGCAATGGTTGAAGCTGGTATGTGTCGCCAAAAAAATGCGGTGAACATATTAGCTAAAAACTTATTTGTTTTTGCTCTTGCCGTTACGGCCTATTGGGTAATTGGTTATTCCCTAATGTATGGCGGTTCAGTAATTGATGGATGGCTTTATTTCCAAGGCTTATTTGTTGATCCTGATCCTTCAGGTGCACTAGAGTGTGCAGCTGCTGGTGACACTGGTTGTCTTGTTCCAGCAGTTGATTTCCTTTTTCAGTCTGCTTTTGCTGGTACTGCAGCAACTATCGTTTCTGGACTCGTAGCTGAAAGAGTCAAGTTTGGTGAGTTTGTCGTTTTCTCTGTTGTTTTAACTGCTTTCATCTACCCAATTGCTGGAAGCTGGCAGTGGAATGGAGGATGGCTTGCTGAACTTGGTTTTATTGATTTTGCAGGTTCATCTATCGTTCACTCTGTTGGAGGATGGGCAGGTCTTGTTGGAGCTATGCTTCTTGGCCCACGTATTGGCAAATTTGTAGATGGCAAAGCTCAAGCTATGCCTGGTCACAATATGGCTATTGCAACTTTAGGAGCCCTAATTCTTTGGATTGGTTGGTATGGATTTAATCCTGGCTCCGAATTAGCAATGGATCAATATGTTGCTTATGTAGCGGTAACAACAACTTTGGCAGCAGCTGGTGGAGCAATCGCAGCTACAGTTCTATCTACTATTACTTCTGGGAAGCCTGATCTGACAATGATCATCAACGGTATTCTTGCTGGATTAGTAAGTATCACTGCTGGTTGTGGCAATATGACTTTTGCTGGATCTTGGCTCGCTGGCGCAGTGGGTGGATTAATCGTTGTAGTTGCAGTAGCTGCTTTAGATTCTGCAGGTATTGATGATCCAGTTGGTGCCTTCTCAGTTCACGGTGTTTGTGGGGTTTGGGGCACTGTTGTTATTGGCCTTTGGGGCGTTGATGGCATGGACCCAGGTGCTGTAGGAATCGGTCTCCTGAATGGAGGAGGAATTAATCAATTCTTTATTCAAGCCTTAGGTGCAGCTGCTTATGGTATCTGGACTGTGGTTACATGCTGGATTGCTTGGCAAATTATTGGTGGCTTCTTCGGTGGCATCAGAGTTAGCGAAGCAGAAGAGACACAGGGTCTTGACATTGGAGAGCATGGAATGGAAGCTTATCCAGACTTTGCTTCTAGTTAG
- a CDS encoding 4-hydroxy-3-methylbut-2-enyl diphosphate reductase, with protein MDTQAFKQTLHKSDRYNRRGFGSANKRAQALAEAYQSGLIGSIRDNGNELKHGRLKVKIAEAFGFCWGVERAVAMAYETRKHYPNEKIWITNEIIHNPSVNDQLRKMDVLFITEEKGIKDFSGVKDGDVVILPAFGATVQDMKMLHDRGCHIIDTTCPWVSKVWHTVEKHKKHTFTSIIHGKYKHEETLATSSFAGTYLVVFDLDEANYVAEYILGNGNREEFLKRFAKASSTGFDPDKDLKRIGVANQTTMLKSETEEIGKLFEKTMLKQYGPADLNEHFLAFNTICDATEERQGAMFSLVDEPLDLMVVIGGYNSSNTTHLQEIAVSRGIRSFHIDTPERIGEETNTITHMPLEGELITEREFLPTGNIKVGITSGASTPDRVVEHVIHKLMKISEKN; from the coding sequence ATGGATACTCAAGCATTTAAGCAAACTCTTCATAAATCAGATAGATACAACAGGAGAGGATTTGGCTCTGCGAATAAACGAGCTCAGGCCTTAGCAGAGGCTTATCAAAGTGGATTGATTGGATCAATTAGAGATAACGGAAATGAATTGAAGCATGGTCGACTCAAAGTTAAAATTGCAGAGGCTTTTGGTTTTTGTTGGGGAGTAGAAAGGGCTGTAGCAATGGCTTATGAGACTAGAAAGCATTATCCGAATGAAAAGATATGGATTACTAATGAAATTATTCATAATCCTTCAGTCAACGATCAGCTTAGGAAAATGGATGTCCTTTTTATTACTGAGGAGAAAGGAATCAAAGATTTTTCAGGTGTAAAAGATGGAGATGTTGTAATCCTTCCTGCATTTGGTGCAACTGTGCAAGATATGAAAATGCTTCATGATAGAGGCTGTCATATTATTGACACCACTTGTCCATGGGTTTCAAAAGTTTGGCATACAGTTGAAAAGCATAAAAAACATACATTTACTTCCATAATTCATGGGAAATACAAACATGAAGAAACACTTGCTACTAGCTCATTTGCAGGAACTTATCTAGTTGTATTTGACTTAGATGAAGCCAATTATGTAGCTGAATATATTCTTGGTAATGGAAATAGAGAGGAATTCTTAAAGCGTTTTGCTAAAGCATCTTCTACTGGGTTTGATCCAGATAAAGATTTGAAAAGAATTGGGGTCGCAAATCAGACAACCATGCTTAAAAGTGAAACAGAAGAGATAGGTAAATTATTCGAAAAAACGATGTTAAAACAATACGGTCCAGCTGATTTAAATGAACACTTTCTAGCTTTCAATACTATTTGTGATGCCACTGAAGAAAGACAAGGAGCAATGTTTTCTCTAGTTGATGAACCCCTTGATCTAATGGTTGTTATTGGTGGTTATAACTCGTCAAACACTACCCATCTTCAAGAAATTGCTGTTAGCAGGGGTATTCGCTCTTTTCATATTGATACTCCAGAGAGAATTGGAGAAGAGACTAATACTATTACTCATATGCCACTTGAAGGAGAATTGATTACTGAAAGGGAATTTCTTCCAACTGGCAATATTAAAGTTGGTATTACCTCCGGCGCCTCTACTCCAGATCGAGTGGTTGAGCATGTTATCCATAAGCTTATGAAAATAAGTGAAAAAAATTAA
- a CDS encoding DoxX family protein: MAQPTSSNIKDSDSQKVEVVVQSPEGEVNIFGELSILVLRVSFSLLMVHHGLEKLNDPGGFAEFVVGKYFSFLPGDPVIWTYMAAVTQIVCPIGLATGVLARLSSLGLLSTMVFALYFHFIDTGLEGFPFAVVENHNYIFELSAIYAAISFYFLCAGPGRLSLFRKSNKITYYPKGT, encoded by the coding sequence ATGGCTCAACCTACAAGTTCTAATATTAAAGATTCTGACTCACAAAAGGTTGAAGTCGTTGTACAGAGCCCTGAAGGGGAAGTGAATATTTTTGGAGAACTTTCAATATTAGTTCTTAGAGTTAGTTTTAGTTTGTTGATGGTTCATCACGGCTTGGAGAAATTAAATGATCCAGGAGGATTTGCTGAATTTGTTGTGGGTAAATACTTCAGTTTTCTTCCTGGTGATCCTGTGATTTGGACATATATGGCCGCTGTAACTCAAATAGTTTGTCCAATTGGTTTGGCTACTGGGGTTTTGGCAAGATTATCCTCATTGGGCTTGTTATCAACTATGGTATTTGCCTTATATTTCCACTTTATAGACACTGGTTTAGAAGGATTCCCTTTCGCGGTAGTAGAAAATCACAATTATATATTTGAATTGTCAGCAATCTATGCAGCAATATCATTTTATTTTTTATGCGCTGGTCCTGGAAGGCTTTCACTCTTTAGGAAATCAAATAAAATAACTTATTACCCTAAAGGTACATAA
- the purH gene encoding bifunctional phosphoribosylaminoimidazolecarboxamide formyltransferase/IMP cyclohydrolase, with protein MSPIALLSVSDKTGLIPLAKALVNELGFTIISSGGTAKLIESENLPVTRVADYTGFPEILEGRVKTLNPKIHGGILARRDKQSHLDDLDKQNINPIDLVVVNLYPFEKTISKENVSWEEAIENIDIGGPTMIRAAAKNHQDVLVVTDPSQYSNLIDAYKSKKITTELRRNYSQKAFEHTAIYDQTISKWIANKNTKKKAYWLQSLPLKQELRYGENPHQKASWYGEPGKGWSGANQLQGKELSTNNLLDLEAALSTLREFGYENTISSPSYQKAVVVIKHTNPCGVAIGESPYLALKRALDGDRVSAFGGIIAINCPVDEAAAKELENIFIECVIAPYFDNNAKEILSKKKNLRLLELKAESIQKADKNHIRSILGGLLVQDLDEPNVDQTEWENVTKLIPTEEEINDLSFAWKIVKHIRSNAIAVASNLQSLGIGAGQMNRVGSAKLALEAAGNKAKGAVLASDGFFPFDDTVKMAADYGISSIIQPGGSIRDTDSINACNELGIKMVLTGKRHFLH; from the coding sequence ATGTCACCCATAGCTCTGCTAAGTGTCTCTGACAAAACTGGCTTAATTCCTCTAGCTAAAGCCTTAGTTAATGAATTGGGCTTCACAATCATTTCCAGTGGAGGGACTGCAAAGTTAATTGAGAGTGAAAATCTTCCTGTTACACGAGTCGCAGATTACACAGGATTTCCAGAAATTCTTGAAGGAAGAGTGAAAACACTAAATCCTAAAATCCATGGAGGAATATTAGCTAGACGAGATAAACAATCTCATCTAGATGATTTAGATAAACAAAATATCAATCCAATAGACTTGGTAGTTGTTAACTTATATCCATTTGAAAAAACAATTTCAAAAGAGAATGTGTCTTGGGAAGAAGCTATCGAAAATATTGATATTGGCGGACCAACAATGATCCGAGCAGCAGCAAAAAATCATCAAGATGTTCTTGTAGTGACTGATCCAAGTCAATACTCAAACTTAATTGATGCCTATAAATCAAAAAAGATCACTACTGAATTAAGAAGAAACTATTCTCAAAAAGCTTTTGAGCATACTGCCATCTATGACCAAACAATAAGTAAATGGATTGCCAACAAAAATACCAAAAAAAAGGCTTATTGGTTGCAAAGCTTGCCATTGAAACAAGAACTTAGATATGGAGAAAATCCTCATCAAAAGGCCTCATGGTATGGAGAGCCTGGGAAAGGATGGAGTGGAGCTAATCAATTACAAGGGAAAGAATTGAGTACAAATAATCTTCTCGATCTGGAGGCTGCTTTATCTACTCTTCGTGAATTTGGATATGAAAATACTATTAGTAGCCCTTCATATCAAAAAGCAGTGGTAGTTATTAAACATACAAATCCTTGTGGAGTCGCAATTGGAGAATCTCCATACTTAGCTCTTAAAAGAGCATTAGATGGGGATAGAGTAAGTGCTTTTGGGGGGATTATTGCTATCAATTGCCCTGTTGATGAAGCTGCAGCTAAAGAACTTGAAAATATATTTATTGAATGTGTTATTGCTCCATATTTTGATAATAATGCAAAAGAAATACTTTCAAAAAAGAAAAATCTAAGACTACTAGAGTTAAAAGCTGAGTCTATTCAAAAAGCAGATAAAAATCACATCAGAAGCATACTTGGTGGTTTATTAGTTCAAGATTTAGATGAACCAAATGTTGATCAAACAGAATGGGAAAATGTTACTAAACTAATACCAACAGAAGAAGAAATAAATGACTTATCTTTTGCGTGGAAAATTGTCAAACATATACGATCAAACGCAATAGCGGTAGCATCTAATCTGCAGAGTCTAGGAATTGGAGCTGGTCAAATGAATAGAGTAGGTTCAGCAAAACTTGCATTAGAAGCTGCTGGCAATAAAGCAAAAGGTGCAGTTTTGGCTAGTGATGGTTTTTTCCCATTCGACGATACTGTAAAAATGGCCGCTGATTACGGTATTAGTTCAATTATTCAGCCAGGGGGAAGTATCAGAGATACAGATTCTATTAACGCATGCAATGAATTAGGAATAAAAATGGTCCTCACTGGGAAAAGACATTTTTTACATTAA
- a CDS encoding alpha/beta hydrolase, whose product MTEQVLLNSESATNRLVLLHGWGADANDLLPVGKLLTEGLKDRFEIVSFSAPQPHPSGSGRQWYPLYPHEWEQVPKAVLDLEKRLNNFCFNNIPLNKTLLLGFSQGGAMALELATRNKFKAVFAFSSYPHPEWKPLKGMSPVFLCHGNIDQVVPKEASERSFDKLVKNGVKSELYFFEGGHEITNDLIDHCRGKIKQQFLS is encoded by the coding sequence ATGACTGAACAAGTCTTATTAAATTCTGAATCCGCAACAAATAGATTGGTTTTACTCCATGGTTGGGGGGCTGATGCAAATGATCTACTACCTGTTGGGAAATTATTAACTGAGGGGTTAAAAGATCGTTTTGAAATAGTTTCTTTCTCCGCTCCTCAGCCTCATCCAAGCGGATCAGGTAGGCAATGGTATCCGTTGTACCCACATGAATGGGAACAGGTTCCAAAAGCAGTATTAGATCTTGAAAAGCGTTTAAATAATTTTTGCTTTAATAACATACCCTTGAATAAAACATTGCTATTAGGTTTTTCTCAAGGCGGTGCAATGGCCTTAGAGCTTGCAACAAGAAATAAATTTAAGGCAGTTTTTGCATTTAGCTCTTATCCACATCCAGAGTGGAAACCTTTAAAAGGTATGTCACCTGTTTTTCTTTGCCATGGAAATATAGATCAAGTAGTCCCTAAAGAGGCTTCTGAGAGAAGCTTTGATAAGTTGGTAAAAAATGGAGTTAAATCAGAATTATATTTTTTTGAGGGAGGCCATGAAATAACAAATGATCTAATTGACCATTGCCGTGGAAAAATTAAACAACAATTTCTTAGTTAA
- a CDS encoding DUF3155 domain-containing protein: MSKKRKRISRRRLAGQRVMSHVPIFHLGTGQHKPVTAARRFIAEEGLYAPAILNVRRNEHTTDRFFWGEKGLFSAQYAEENHFLFPSLRVIVEFLGEDKIFAGLELTADDWEEIEEYEYAFV; this comes from the coding sequence ATGTCTAAGAAGCGTAAAAGAATTAGCAGACGCAGACTTGCAGGTCAGCGAGTAATGTCTCATGTCCCTATTTTTCATTTAGGAACAGGTCAACATAAGCCTGTAACGGCGGCAAGACGCTTCATCGCTGAAGAGGGACTATACGCGCCAGCGATACTAAATGTGCGACGTAATGAACACACTACTGATCGCTTCTTCTGGGGAGAGAAAGGTTTGTTTAGTGCTCAGTACGCTGAGGAGAATCACTTTCTTTTTCCTTCCCTGAGAGTAATTGTTGAATTTCTTGGTGAAGACAAAATTTTTGCTGGTTTAGAACTTACTGCAGATGATTGGGAAGAAATCGAAGAGTATGAATACGCTTTTGTTTAA
- a CDS encoding sensor histidine kinase, with the protein MTSMQYSERFLNFVQQQLMSFQADQQLEHVVVYVARSGDSGSPTLEVVGQWPKSEKILQPVETDIALRTPSSNRRWYPLQEGSILLGVIRAERIASDEEWPEYLDQRLQSMSILLANSLASELDRKRLLDQLDDQKEQISLMVHQLRNPLAALGTYAKLLLRKIGPDSEHENLVKGLISEQVQVNKYLSALDQLSQVKLPQADDGSNRLLLPPLLPTETNISVKSLIEPLIERAKARANLQGRKWFSPSEWPAWMESRSISEGVIAEIVANLLENAFRYSPPQSSIGIELVEEGICIWDEGIPINEDEREKIFEKGFRGESGLKMSGSGIGLALARDLARQLGGDLKLVVNPSKFKNSLPESGNAFVFNLEPK; encoded by the coding sequence ATGACCTCAATGCAGTATTCAGAACGATTTTTGAATTTTGTTCAACAACAGTTGATGAGCTTTCAAGCTGATCAACAATTGGAGCATGTTGTTGTTTATGTAGCTAGATCTGGAGATAGTGGTTCGCCCACTTTAGAAGTTGTTGGACAGTGGCCTAAATCAGAAAAAATATTACAGCCAGTAGAAACTGATATTGCTCTTCGTACACCCTCGTCAAATAGAAGATGGTACCCATTACAAGAGGGATCAATATTATTGGGTGTTATTCGTGCGGAGCGAATTGCCTCTGATGAAGAATGGCCTGAATACCTTGATCAGCGCTTGCAATCAATGTCAATCTTATTGGCGAACTCTCTTGCCTCTGAACTTGATAGAAAAAGGTTGTTAGATCAATTGGATGATCAAAAGGAGCAGATATCATTAATGGTTCATCAATTAAGAAATCCATTAGCTGCTCTTGGAACATATGCAAAACTTCTTTTGAGAAAAATAGGCCCTGATAGTGAACATGAAAACCTTGTAAAAGGATTAATATCAGAACAAGTTCAAGTTAATAAATATCTTTCGGCACTAGATCAACTTAGTCAAGTGAAACTACCTCAAGCAGATGATGGATCAAATAGATTGCTCTTGCCTCCATTATTGCCAACCGAGACAAATATCAGCGTAAAAAGCTTAATAGAGCCATTGATTGAAAGAGCTAAAGCGAGAGCTAATTTGCAAGGCAGAAAATGGTTTAGTCCTTCAGAATGGCCAGCATGGATGGAATCAAGATCTATTTCAGAGGGGGTTATTGCTGAAATTGTTGCGAATCTCTTGGAAAATGCATTTCGTTATAGCCCTCCTCAATCATCTATCGGAATAGAATTAGTAGAAGAAGGTATATGCATTTGGGATGAAGGCATCCCTATAAATGAGGATGAAAGAGAAAAGATTTTTGAGAAAGGTTTTAGAGGTGAAAGTGGTTTGAAAATGTCTGGTAGTGGAATAGGTCTTGCTCTTGCTAGAGATTTGGCTAGACAATTAGGCGGAGATCTTAAGTTGGTTGTTAATCCGAGTAAATTTAAAAATTCTTTACCTGAGTCAGGTAATGCTTTTGTTTTTAATTTGGAGCCAAAATGA
- a CDS encoding adenosylcobinamide-GDP ribazoletransferase, with protein sequence MFYTILPQWPLIKPRFKRIARFAPLIGVLIGFLQSFSWLLLKFFNWPNISIALISIAISILITGGLHIDGLMDTADGIGAGPSKRIEAMKDSRVGAIGVQSLAIILILQIAAIMKLSFYAPLAFPLAAFWGRTSQIFAIENHEYIFKKKYSSIHHQNWKGISNEIRPSVIIISIGIIVFLISTNLNIYNALLLIYCILSGLITSILIPNLINKSLGGHSGDSYGASLVITETTYLLLLSIILAPN encoded by the coding sequence GTGTTTTACACTATTTTGCCTCAATGGCCATTAATCAAGCCTCGATTCAAAAGAATTGCTCGTTTTGCCCCTTTGATAGGAGTTTTAATTGGCTTTTTACAATCATTTTCTTGGCTTTTATTGAAATTCTTTAATTGGCCAAATATTTCTATCGCCTTAATATCGATTGCAATTAGCATTTTAATCACTGGTGGACTTCATATTGATGGGTTAATGGATACGGCTGATGGAATAGGAGCAGGTCCATCGAAGCGAATTGAAGCAATGAAAGACAGCAGAGTTGGTGCAATAGGCGTGCAAAGTTTGGCAATCATATTGATTCTTCAAATAGCCGCAATAATGAAACTAAGTTTTTATGCTCCTCTTGCATTCCCATTAGCTGCATTTTGGGGGAGAACATCTCAAATTTTCGCAATTGAAAATCATGAATACATTTTTAAAAAAAAATACAGCTCCATTCATCATCAAAACTGGAAAGGAATATCTAATGAGATAAGACCGTCAGTGATAATAATTTCTATAGGAATAATAGTTTTTCTAATTTCAACTAATTTAAATATATATAATGCTTTATTATTAATCTATTGCATTTTATCAGGTTTAATAACTTCAATTCTAATCCCAAACTTAATCAATAAATCCTTAGGTGGACATAGTGGTGATAGCTATGGAGCAAGTTTAGTAATAACAGAAACAACTTATTTATTACTATTAAGTATCATTTTGGCTCCAAATTAA
- the tgt gene encoding tRNA guanosine(34) transglycosylase Tgt: MKKPFFDFQIDSRCKSTLARACSIKTPNGIVNTPRFMPVGTLGTVKGVTSNQLEKTGAEMILANTFHLHLQPGERIVQDAGGLHEFMNWKKPILTDSGGFQVFSLAKLNKIDDAGVSFQSPRDGKQIFLTPEKAIEIQMALGSDIAMAFDHCPPYPASESEVEEACKRTHHWLERCLNAHNKDDQAVFGIVQGGCFPNLRKISAKIVSGFDLPGIAIGGVSVGEPISQVHKIVRETCPLLPEDRPRYLMGIGTLREMAVAVANGVDLFDCVIPTRLGRHGSALVNGDTFNLRNTRFKDDYKPLDSSCPCEACTGYTRAYIHHLIRNKELLGLTLLSLHNLTHLIRFTGAMRQAILEGCFSEDFAPWQSDSKARHTW; this comes from the coding sequence TTGAAAAAGCCTTTCTTCGATTTCCAAATAGACAGTAGATGTAAATCGACATTAGCTAGAGCCTGTTCTATTAAAACGCCAAATGGAATTGTAAATACTCCAAGATTTATGCCTGTAGGTACTTTAGGAACAGTCAAGGGTGTTACCTCTAATCAACTAGAGAAAACAGGAGCTGAAATGATTCTTGCAAATACTTTTCATCTTCATCTTCAACCAGGAGAAAGAATAGTTCAAGACGCAGGCGGACTACATGAATTTATGAACTGGAAGAAACCAATACTCACTGACTCAGGAGGTTTTCAAGTATTTAGTTTGGCAAAGTTAAATAAAATTGATGATGCAGGAGTTTCGTTTCAAAGCCCAAGGGATGGTAAACAGATTTTTTTGACTCCTGAAAAAGCCATTGAAATTCAAATGGCTTTAGGGTCTGATATCGCAATGGCTTTTGATCATTGCCCTCCTTACCCAGCCAGTGAGTCAGAAGTTGAAGAGGCTTGTAAAAGAACACACCATTGGCTTGAGAGATGTCTAAATGCTCATAACAAAGACGATCAAGCAGTTTTTGGCATAGTTCAAGGGGGTTGCTTCCCAAATTTAAGGAAAATTAGCGCAAAAATCGTCTCAGGATTTGATTTGCCAGGGATCGCTATAGGAGGGGTGAGTGTAGGCGAACCCATAAGTCAAGTGCATAAAATTGTACGAGAGACCTGCCCTCTATTACCTGAAGACCGACCAAGATATCTTATGGGAATAGGAACATTACGAGAAATGGCCGTAGCTGTGGCCAATGGAGTAGATCTGTTCGACTGTGTAATCCCTACGCGTTTAGGAAGGCATGGGAGCGCTTTGGTTAACGGAGATACATTCAACTTAAGAAATACGCGTTTTAAAGACGATTACAAGCCGCTGGATTCATCTTGCCCCTGTGAAGCTTGTACTGGATACACAAGAGCATATATTCATCACTTGATTCGCAACAAAGAGTTGCTAGGTCTCACGCTTTTGAGTTTGCATAATCTCACTCATTTGATCCGTTTTACAGGTGCTATGAGGCAAGCAATTCTGGAAGGTTGTTTTTCAGAGGATTTCGCTCCGTGGCAGAGTGACTCTAAAGCGCGTCATACGTGGTAG
- a CDS encoding photosystem II reaction center protein K, which produces MALINLDLLAELPVAYQAFAPTVDVLPLIPLFFFLLVFVWQAAVGFR; this is translated from the coding sequence ATGGCACTGATTAATCTCGACTTGCTTGCTGAACTTCCGGTTGCTTACCAGGCTTTTGCACCAACAGTGGATGTACTTCCGCTTATACCTCTTTTCTTCTTTCTGCTTGTTTTTGTTTGGCAAGCGGCAGTTGGCTTTCGTTAA